From the Thermodesulfobacteriota bacterium genome, the window TTGCACGCCCTCAACCGCTGGCGCCGCTTCGATCACCGGCGCCAGGGGCTGATGCAGGAAGCGCTGAACCGGATTCTCGCCCAACCCGACCTGGCGCCGGCCGTGTACGAGGTGGCCCGGAAGGCCTTGGGCTGAACATCACAAGGGGAGCCTGCCGCCTTCCGGCCCGGAGCGCGCCATGAGCAGCCGCTGGTACGAAAGCCTCCTGCCCTTCATCGCCCGCAGCCCCCAGGCCCAGGTCCGCTGGCTGGCCCAGGCCCTGGTCCGCGGCCGTCTGGCTGATCAGGAGGTCACTCCGTATATCCGCCTGCTGCTGCTCCACGCGGATACCAGGAGACAGCTTCTTGAGGAACTGCTGGCCAGCCTGGACAGAGAGCTTCTCACCCGGCTGCTCCGGGCCGCCGACGTTCGGGATACGGCCCTCCTGCTGCGCCTCATCCCCCCGCCGGATCTGGAACAGGCGGTGCTGGCTCTGGCCAAGGAGCCGGCGGCCTATGAGGCCGATCGCCAGGGGCTGTTCCACGCCGTGTGCCGGGCGGTGGATGAGCGTGATCCGGCCTTGCGGGAACAGGCCGCTGCCGTCATACTGGACCGGGGTGTTGCCGGCAGCTGGTTCGCTGCCGCCTATGACGAGTATCTCGAGGTGCTGGCCGACGAAGCGGTGCTGCGGATGATGTTTCCCAAGGCGGCCCGGGCCCAGGCGGCCGGGCTGTGACCCTGAGGTCCATGTTCCGATCCGTATTCCTGCGCAACATCCTGCTGGTGGTGGTGGCAGCGGTGGCCTTCCTCCCCTTCTACACAACCGCCATTCTCTATCCGGCCTTCACCCGTGCCGCTGCCTTGGAGGCTGAGGAGGAGGCGATCCGGGTGGCCAGCCACATCGCGTCCTCCCTTCTGGATCCGGTCGGGGTGGTCTCTCGCCAGAGCCTGCCGCCGGGCCTGGCCCGCGGCGTGCTGTCCATCGTCCGGGATTTCGGGATTCAGAAGATCAAGATCTTCTCGCGGGAAGGGGAGATCCTGTTCTCCACCGAGCCCCTGGAGGTCGGCACCTGGAACGACAAGTCGTACTTCCGGGACATCGTGGCTCAGGGCCAGCCGTACACCAAGATCGTGCGCAAGGACACCCTGAGTCTGGAAGATCGTCGGGTGACCCGGGACGTGGTGGAAACCTATGTGCCCATCATGCACCAGGACGGCTTTGCCGGCGCCTTCGAGATCTACTACGACATCACCCCGCGCTGGGAGCGGGTGAACCGGCTCATCACCCATTCCTCACTCCTGGTGCTGGGGGTAACGTTGGCCCTCAGCCTGGCGGCGCTGGTCAGCGCCCGTCAAGCCAGCCGCTCTTTTGCCGCCCGGGACGCCGCCGAGGCGGAGCTGCGCCGCAGTCGGGCCCAACTGGAAGAGCTGGTGGAAGCCCGGACGGTGGAGCTGACCGCGGCCAACGAGCGCCTGTGTCGCGAGGTGGAAGAAAAGGAGCGCATGCAGGTGGAGCTGCGCAACCTGTCGGCGCATCTCCAGCAGGTGCGGGAGGATGAGCGGACCCGTATCGCCCGGGAGGCCCATGATCGCCTGGGGCAGGCCCTCACCGCCCTGAAGATGGGGGTGGTCTGGGTGGAAAAGCGCCTGCCCGCCGCCGAAACCGCCCTGCTGGAAAAGACCCGCTCCATGGCCGCCATCATCGACGATACCGTCCAGACGGTACGCCGTCTGTGCTCGGAGCTGCGGCCAGGCATCCTGGACGATCTAGGGCTGGTGGCCGCCTTGCGCTGGCAGGCCGAGGATTTTCAGCGGATCACCGAGATCCGCGCCACCGTCGAGGCGGTGCCGGAAGACCCGGCGCTGGGCGACGACGTGGCCACCACCATCTTCCGGGTGGTCCAGGAGCTGCTCACCAATGTGGCCCGCCATGCCGGGGCCAAGAGCGTGCACATCGAGCTGGCGGCCAATGACGAAGGGGTGACCGTGACGGTGCGGGATGACGGCCGGGGCAT encodes:
- a CDS encoding sensor histidine kinase, whose amino-acid sequence is MFRSVFLRNILLVVVAAVAFLPFYTTAILYPAFTRAAALEAEEEAIRVASHIASSLLDPVGVVSRQSLPPGLARGVLSIVRDFGIQKIKIFSREGEILFSTEPLEVGTWNDKSYFRDIVAQGQPYTKIVRKDTLSLEDRRVTRDVVETYVPIMHQDGFAGAFEIYYDITPRWERVNRLITHSSLLVLGVTLALSLAALVSARQASRSFAARDAAEAELRRSRAQLEELVEARTVELTAANERLCREVEEKERMQVELRNLSAHLQQVREDERTRIAREAHDRLGQALTALKMGVVWVEKRLPAAETALLEKTRSMAAIIDDTVQTVRRLCSELRPGILDDLGLVAALRWQAEDFQRITEIRATVEAVPEDPALGDDVATTIFRVVQELLTNVARHAGAKSVHIELAANDEGVTVTVRDDGRGIQPEELANPRSLGLIGIRERVRALSGSIRIQGLPGQGTTVTVTLPQPDPGGELPA